A genomic region of Melanotaenia boesemani isolate fMelBoe1 chromosome 13, fMelBoe1.pri, whole genome shotgun sequence contains the following coding sequences:
- the wnt1 gene encoding protein Wnt-1, producing MRSLALLLGVKAACILLVSSLSGTGAVNNSGRWWGIVNVASSSNLLTNSKNVQLVLDPSLALLSRRQRRLIRQNPGILHAIAAGLHTAIKECKWQFRNRRWNCPTTHSPAIFGKIVNRGCRETAFVFAITSAGVTHAVARSCSEGAIESCTCDYRRRGPGGPDWHWGGCSDNVDFGRMFSREFVDSSERGRDLRYLTNLHNNEAGRMTVSSEMRQECKCHGMSGSCTMRTCWMRLPSFRTVGDFLKDRFDGASRVVYANKGSNRASHRADPRHLEPENPAHKPPSAMDLVYFEKSPNFCSYNGKTGTVGTSGRTCNSSSPGLDGCELLCCGRGFKTRTESVTERCHCTFHWCCHVSCLNCTSTQTLHQCL from the exons ATGAGGAGTCTGGCGCTACTGTTGGGAGTGAAAGCTGCCTGCATCCTTCTGGTGTCTTCGCTCTCAGGCACAGGGGCCGTCAACAACAGCGGCCGGTGGTG GGGTATTGTCAATGTGGCTTCCTCATCCAACCTTCTAACCAATTCCAAGAACGTGCAGTTGGTCCTGGACCCAAGCCTGGCCCTTCTGAGTCGTCGCCAGCGTCGGCTGATACGGCAGAATCCTGGCATCTTGCACGCCATCGCCGCTGGGCTGCACACTGCCATAAAGGAGTGCAAGTGGCAGTTCCGCAACCGCCGCTGGAACTGCCCGACCACCCACAGTCCAGCAATTTTTGGCAAAATTGTCAATCGTG GTTGCCGAGAGACGGCATTTGTATTTGCCATTACTAGCGCAGGAGTGACCCATGCTGTGGCTCGATCCTGCTCAGAAGGGGCCATTGAGTCGTGCACATGCGATTATCGTCGCCGAGGTCCTGGAGGGCCAGACTGGCACTGGGGGGGCTGCAGTGACAATGTGGATTTTGGCCGGATGTTCAGCCGTGAGTTTGTGGACTCCAGTGAGAGGGGCAGAGATCTGCGCTACCTCACCAACCTACACAACAATGAAGCTGGCAGAATG ACTGTGTCATCAGAGATGCGTCAGGAGTGTAAGTGCCATGGCATGTCCGGTTCCTGCACTATGCGTACCTGTTGGATGAGGCTGCCCAGCTTCCGAACAGTGGGAGATTTCCTTAAGGACCGCTTTGATGGAGCATCCAGAGTTGTTTATGCCAACAAAGGCAGCAACCGTGCCTCCCACCGAGCTGACCCCCGACATCTAGAGCCTGAAAACCCAGCTCACAAACCCCCCTCTGCCATGGACCTTGTCTATTTTGAGAAATCACCAAACTTCTGCTCTTACAATGGCAAAACTGGCACTGTGGGAACTTCTGGAAGAACATGCAACAGCTCTTCTCCAGGGCTGGATGGATGTGAGTTGCTGTGCTGTGGACGTGGGTTTAAAACTCGAACTGAAAGTGTGACTGAACGTTGTCACTGCACGTTTCACTGGTGCTGTCATGTCAGCTGTTTGAACTGCACTAGCACACAAACGCTACATCAGTGTCTATGA
- the ikzf4 gene encoding zinc finger protein Eos isoform X3, whose translation MNADGCNGRSYVQGNGGESSAEQDFYSGLQGPSTRSPNSQQSSPHRSLSANSIKVELCSDDESSGAAQPENKEAMRADGGKDDRGDPMEEGDAEFPGAGRDKLNIYNEMAAPNSASPGPIRLPNGKLQCEVCGMICIGPNVLMVHKRSHTGERPFQCNQCGASFTQKGNLLRHIKLHSGEKPFKCPICNYACRRRDALAGHLRTHAVSSPTVGKPFKCNYCSRSYKQQNTLEEHLERCHSYLKTLDPQTDVNLKTAQGEKSVNMETVTKPILQPSNEKIRFVDRLSISITKRKRSTPQKFLGEKHIQLEPPEAPYELSSGSEKEGDLINSHSAGGSIGLAGSHLHYARGKDENHGSPTLSQLHPGFVAELRTVVGSIDSNMTPQGPRAHSGGRLATMSLGLPGRESGESRNDQPSANSHTTSPNGCPDSTDTESTAEEQSTRATAPTSTSNNHHLLYQTPALTRSHPTSSPSQAKDLDAEWERGGPVAPSVVKRSPGSPLSSRDNLQVIDRSGRPVRSFYCRHCRIIFLDHVMFTIHMGCHGFRQPFECNICGHPSQDRYEFSSHISRGEHQVG comes from the exons ATGAATGCTGATGGCTGCAATGGACGTTCATATGTGCAGG GTAATGGAGGAGAGTCATCAGCGGAGCAGGACTTTTATAGCGGGTTGCAGGGCCCCTCTACAAGATCTCCTAACAGTCAGCAGTCCTCACCACACCGCTCTCTCAGTG CAAACTCCATCAAGGTTGAGCTGTGCAGTGATGATGAGTCATCAGGTGCTGCACAGCCAGAGAACAAAGAAGCAATGAGAGCTGATGGAGGGAAAGATGACAGAGGGGACCCTATGGAAGAAGGGGATGCAGAATTTCCTGGGGCTGGAAGAGACAAACTAAACATTTACAATGAGATGGCTGCTCCTAATTCCGCCTCACCAGGACCTATCCGGCTGCCCAATGGGAAGCTGCAGTGTGAAGTTTGCGGAATGATCTGCATTGGACCCAATGTCCTGATGGTCCATAAGCGTAGCCACACAG GTGAGCGCCCGTTTCAGTGTAACCAGTGTGGAGCCTCCTTTACGCAGAAGGGGAACTTGTTACGCCACATCAAGTTGCACTCAGGAGAGAAACCTTTCAAATGTCCTATTTGTAACTATGCTTGCCGCCGGAGAGATGCCCTGGCTGGACATCTACGCACACATGCAG TTTCTTCTCCGACGGTGGGAAAACCTTTCAAGTGCAACTACTGCAGTCGCAGCTACAAGCAACAAAACACACTGGAGGAACATCTGGAGCGCTGCCATAGTTATCTTAAGACTCTGGACCCCCAGACTGATGTCAATTTGAAGACAGCACAGG GTGAAAAGTCGGTAAACATGGAGACGGTTACTAAACCTATACTGCAGCCATCTAATGAGAAAATCCGGTTTGTGGATAGACTGTCTATTAGCATAACCAAACGCAAGAGGTCAACACCACAGAAGTTTTTAG GTGAAAAGCACATTCAGCTTGAGCCACCTGAAGCACCTTATGAACTATCCTCTGGCTCTGAGAAAGAAGGAGACCTCATCAACTCCCATTCTGCTGGGGGCTCAATTGGACTTGCTGGTTCACACCTCCATTACGCCAGGGGTAAGGACGAGAACCACGGATCGCCCACACTGTCTCAGCTGCATCCTGGCTTTGTGGCAGAACTTCGCACAGTTGTGGGCTCCATTGACAGCAACATGACTCCTCAGGGCCCCCGAGCCCATAGTGGAGGTAGGCTGGCAACAATGTCTCTTGGCCTGCCAGGGCGGGAGTCAGGTGAAAGCCGCAATGACCAGCCCTCAGCAAATAGCCACACCACCTCACCCAATGGCTGTCCCGACTCTACGGACACAGAGAGCACAGCAGAAGAGCAGAGCACAAGGGCTACAGCCCCTACAAGTACCTCCAACAACCACCACCTCCTCTACCAAACCCCAGCACTGACCCGCAGCCATCCCACCTCCAGCCCCAGCCAGGCCAAAGACTTAGATGCAGAGTGGGAGAGAGGGGGCCCAGTGGCCCCTTCTGTAGTAAAAAGGAGTCCTGGCTCACCTCTTTCATCCAGGGACAATTTACAGGTGATAGACAGGTCTGGCAGGCCTGTGCGCTCCTTCTACTGCAGGCACTGCCGCATCATATTTCTGGACCATGTCATGTTCACCATCCACATGGGCTGTCACGGttttcgccaaccgtttgagtGTAACATCTGTGGCCATCCCAGCCAAGACCGCTACGAGTTCTCATCTCACATCAGCCGTGGAGAGCACCAGGTGGGCTGA
- the ikzf4 gene encoding zinc finger protein Eos isoform X1, whose protein sequence is MGPEVLRDSQASGERMNADGCNGRSYVQGNGGESSAEQDFYSGLQGPSTRSPNSQQSSPHRSLSANSIKVELCSDDESSGAAQPENKEAMRADGGKDDRGDPMEEGDAEFPGAGRDKLNIYNEMAAPNSASPGPIRLPNGKLQCEVCGMICIGPNVLMVHKRSHTGERPFQCNQCGASFTQKGNLLRHIKLHSGEKPFKCPICNYACRRRDALAGHLRTHAVSSPTVGKPFKCNYCSRSYKQQNTLEEHLERCHSYLKTLDPQTDVNLKTAQGEKSVNMETVTKPILQPSNEKIRFVDRLSISITKRKRSTPQKFLGEKHIQLEPPEAPYELSSGSEKEGDLINSHSAGGSIGLAGSHLHYARGKDENHGSPTLSQLHPGFVAELRTVVGSIDSNMTPQGPRAHSGGRLATMSLGLPGRESGESRNDQPSANSHTTSPNGCPDSTDTESTAEEQSTRATAPTSTSNNHHLLYQTPALTRSHPTSSPSQAKDLDAEWERGGPVAPSVVKRSPGSPLSSRDNLQVIDRSGRPVRSFYCRHCRIIFLDHVMFTIHMGCHGFRQPFECNICGHPSQDRYEFSSHISRGEHQVG, encoded by the exons ATGGGCCCGGAAGTTCTTCGGGATTCCcag GCATCTGGTGAGAGAATGAATGCTGATGGCTGCAATGGACGTTCATATGTGCAGG GTAATGGAGGAGAGTCATCAGCGGAGCAGGACTTTTATAGCGGGTTGCAGGGCCCCTCTACAAGATCTCCTAACAGTCAGCAGTCCTCACCACACCGCTCTCTCAGTG CAAACTCCATCAAGGTTGAGCTGTGCAGTGATGATGAGTCATCAGGTGCTGCACAGCCAGAGAACAAAGAAGCAATGAGAGCTGATGGAGGGAAAGATGACAGAGGGGACCCTATGGAAGAAGGGGATGCAGAATTTCCTGGGGCTGGAAGAGACAAACTAAACATTTACAATGAGATGGCTGCTCCTAATTCCGCCTCACCAGGACCTATCCGGCTGCCCAATGGGAAGCTGCAGTGTGAAGTTTGCGGAATGATCTGCATTGGACCCAATGTCCTGATGGTCCATAAGCGTAGCCACACAG GTGAGCGCCCGTTTCAGTGTAACCAGTGTGGAGCCTCCTTTACGCAGAAGGGGAACTTGTTACGCCACATCAAGTTGCACTCAGGAGAGAAACCTTTCAAATGTCCTATTTGTAACTATGCTTGCCGCCGGAGAGATGCCCTGGCTGGACATCTACGCACACATGCAG TTTCTTCTCCGACGGTGGGAAAACCTTTCAAGTGCAACTACTGCAGTCGCAGCTACAAGCAACAAAACACACTGGAGGAACATCTGGAGCGCTGCCATAGTTATCTTAAGACTCTGGACCCCCAGACTGATGTCAATTTGAAGACAGCACAGG GTGAAAAGTCGGTAAACATGGAGACGGTTACTAAACCTATACTGCAGCCATCTAATGAGAAAATCCGGTTTGTGGATAGACTGTCTATTAGCATAACCAAACGCAAGAGGTCAACACCACAGAAGTTTTTAG GTGAAAAGCACATTCAGCTTGAGCCACCTGAAGCACCTTATGAACTATCCTCTGGCTCTGAGAAAGAAGGAGACCTCATCAACTCCCATTCTGCTGGGGGCTCAATTGGACTTGCTGGTTCACACCTCCATTACGCCAGGGGTAAGGACGAGAACCACGGATCGCCCACACTGTCTCAGCTGCATCCTGGCTTTGTGGCAGAACTTCGCACAGTTGTGGGCTCCATTGACAGCAACATGACTCCTCAGGGCCCCCGAGCCCATAGTGGAGGTAGGCTGGCAACAATGTCTCTTGGCCTGCCAGGGCGGGAGTCAGGTGAAAGCCGCAATGACCAGCCCTCAGCAAATAGCCACACCACCTCACCCAATGGCTGTCCCGACTCTACGGACACAGAGAGCACAGCAGAAGAGCAGAGCACAAGGGCTACAGCCCCTACAAGTACCTCCAACAACCACCACCTCCTCTACCAAACCCCAGCACTGACCCGCAGCCATCCCACCTCCAGCCCCAGCCAGGCCAAAGACTTAGATGCAGAGTGGGAGAGAGGGGGCCCAGTGGCCCCTTCTGTAGTAAAAAGGAGTCCTGGCTCACCTCTTTCATCCAGGGACAATTTACAGGTGATAGACAGGTCTGGCAGGCCTGTGCGCTCCTTCTACTGCAGGCACTGCCGCATCATATTTCTGGACCATGTCATGTTCACCATCCACATGGGCTGTCACGGttttcgccaaccgtttgagtGTAACATCTGTGGCCATCCCAGCCAAGACCGCTACGAGTTCTCATCTCACATCAGCCGTGGAGAGCACCAGGTGGGCTGA
- the ikzf4 gene encoding zinc finger protein Eos isoform X2, giving the protein MSKDNASGERMNADGCNGRSYVQGNGGESSAEQDFYSGLQGPSTRSPNSQQSSPHRSLSANSIKVELCSDDESSGAAQPENKEAMRADGGKDDRGDPMEEGDAEFPGAGRDKLNIYNEMAAPNSASPGPIRLPNGKLQCEVCGMICIGPNVLMVHKRSHTGERPFQCNQCGASFTQKGNLLRHIKLHSGEKPFKCPICNYACRRRDALAGHLRTHAVSSPTVGKPFKCNYCSRSYKQQNTLEEHLERCHSYLKTLDPQTDVNLKTAQGEKSVNMETVTKPILQPSNEKIRFVDRLSISITKRKRSTPQKFLGEKHIQLEPPEAPYELSSGSEKEGDLINSHSAGGSIGLAGSHLHYARGKDENHGSPTLSQLHPGFVAELRTVVGSIDSNMTPQGPRAHSGGRLATMSLGLPGRESGESRNDQPSANSHTTSPNGCPDSTDTESTAEEQSTRATAPTSTSNNHHLLYQTPALTRSHPTSSPSQAKDLDAEWERGGPVAPSVVKRSPGSPLSSRDNLQVIDRSGRPVRSFYCRHCRIIFLDHVMFTIHMGCHGFRQPFECNICGHPSQDRYEFSSHISRGEHQVG; this is encoded by the exons ATGTCCAAAGACAAT GCATCTGGTGAGAGAATGAATGCTGATGGCTGCAATGGACGTTCATATGTGCAGG GTAATGGAGGAGAGTCATCAGCGGAGCAGGACTTTTATAGCGGGTTGCAGGGCCCCTCTACAAGATCTCCTAACAGTCAGCAGTCCTCACCACACCGCTCTCTCAGTG CAAACTCCATCAAGGTTGAGCTGTGCAGTGATGATGAGTCATCAGGTGCTGCACAGCCAGAGAACAAAGAAGCAATGAGAGCTGATGGAGGGAAAGATGACAGAGGGGACCCTATGGAAGAAGGGGATGCAGAATTTCCTGGGGCTGGAAGAGACAAACTAAACATTTACAATGAGATGGCTGCTCCTAATTCCGCCTCACCAGGACCTATCCGGCTGCCCAATGGGAAGCTGCAGTGTGAAGTTTGCGGAATGATCTGCATTGGACCCAATGTCCTGATGGTCCATAAGCGTAGCCACACAG GTGAGCGCCCGTTTCAGTGTAACCAGTGTGGAGCCTCCTTTACGCAGAAGGGGAACTTGTTACGCCACATCAAGTTGCACTCAGGAGAGAAACCTTTCAAATGTCCTATTTGTAACTATGCTTGCCGCCGGAGAGATGCCCTGGCTGGACATCTACGCACACATGCAG TTTCTTCTCCGACGGTGGGAAAACCTTTCAAGTGCAACTACTGCAGTCGCAGCTACAAGCAACAAAACACACTGGAGGAACATCTGGAGCGCTGCCATAGTTATCTTAAGACTCTGGACCCCCAGACTGATGTCAATTTGAAGACAGCACAGG GTGAAAAGTCGGTAAACATGGAGACGGTTACTAAACCTATACTGCAGCCATCTAATGAGAAAATCCGGTTTGTGGATAGACTGTCTATTAGCATAACCAAACGCAAGAGGTCAACACCACAGAAGTTTTTAG GTGAAAAGCACATTCAGCTTGAGCCACCTGAAGCACCTTATGAACTATCCTCTGGCTCTGAGAAAGAAGGAGACCTCATCAACTCCCATTCTGCTGGGGGCTCAATTGGACTTGCTGGTTCACACCTCCATTACGCCAGGGGTAAGGACGAGAACCACGGATCGCCCACACTGTCTCAGCTGCATCCTGGCTTTGTGGCAGAACTTCGCACAGTTGTGGGCTCCATTGACAGCAACATGACTCCTCAGGGCCCCCGAGCCCATAGTGGAGGTAGGCTGGCAACAATGTCTCTTGGCCTGCCAGGGCGGGAGTCAGGTGAAAGCCGCAATGACCAGCCCTCAGCAAATAGCCACACCACCTCACCCAATGGCTGTCCCGACTCTACGGACACAGAGAGCACAGCAGAAGAGCAGAGCACAAGGGCTACAGCCCCTACAAGTACCTCCAACAACCACCACCTCCTCTACCAAACCCCAGCACTGACCCGCAGCCATCCCACCTCCAGCCCCAGCCAGGCCAAAGACTTAGATGCAGAGTGGGAGAGAGGGGGCCCAGTGGCCCCTTCTGTAGTAAAAAGGAGTCCTGGCTCACCTCTTTCATCCAGGGACAATTTACAGGTGATAGACAGGTCTGGCAGGCCTGTGCGCTCCTTCTACTGCAGGCACTGCCGCATCATATTTCTGGACCATGTCATGTTCACCATCCACATGGGCTGTCACGGttttcgccaaccgtttgagtGTAACATCTGTGGCCATCCCAGCCAAGACCGCTACGAGTTCTCATCTCACATCAGCCGTGGAGAGCACCAGGTGGGCTGA
- the dnajc22 gene encoding dnaJ homolog subfamily C member 22 produces the protein MVKSVLVAYALWVVGGPMGLHHLYLGRDSHALLWMLTLGGFGFGWMREVIRIPGYVSEANKNEEKERKITHNIPPVSPVRFAGQVCVGIYFGTVALIGLNSLSFFYLIVLPLSVGAGVHLVSNVGQQTSDLQKTLAACLVTSPIFYGSTLSPLPISLAASVTASQNRRFKPPRTPGSTRKLGPRLYRLGLAWLAFSAPLGYCIFHNTTATLYYLSDSIAALLDIFWFLPWLRDVLEYILLMPYRILCALAGGGYHEEAWRKVLEILLKEYTQREKEALQVLSLETEASLEEISRNYRELAKTWHPDHNPSKDAEAMFMKIQDAYEVLLRWHRPHRFK, from the exons ATGGTAAAAAGTGTACTAGTGGCTTATGCCCTCTGGGTAGTAGGTGGACCTATGGGCCTTCACCATCTCTATTTAGGAAGAGACAGCCATGCACTGTTATGGATGCTGACCCTGGGAGGATTTGGGTTTGGCTGGATGAGAGAGGTCATACGTATTCCAGGATATGTCAGTGAGGccaataaaaatgaagagaaagaaagaaaaataactcaTAACATCCCACCTGTCAGTCCTGTAAGATTTGCTGGACAGGTGTGTGTTGGGATCTACTTTGGCACTGTGGCTTTAATAGGACTTAACTCCCTCAGTTTCTTCTATTTGATTGTTCTTCCATTAAGTGTGGGTGCAGGGGTACATCTGGTGTCCAATGTTGGCCAACAGACCTCAGACCTCCAAAAAACTTTGGCTGCTTGTCTCGTAACATCACCAATATTCTATGGCAGCACCCTATCACCTCTTCCCATAAGCTTGGCGGCAAGTGTGACTGCTTCACAGAATCGCAGGTTCAAACCTCCACGAACACCTGGCAGCACACGGAAATTAG GTCCACGGCTTTACAGGCTTGGTCTAGCCTGGCTGGCCTTCTCCGCTCCATTAGGGTACTGTATTTTCCATAACACCACAGCCACACTGTACTACCTGTCTGACTCTATAGCAGCTCTGCTGGATATTTTCTGGTTTCTGCCTTGGCTCCGAGATGTTTTGGAGTACATTCTTTTAATGCCATATCGGATCCTGTGTGCGCTTGCTGGAGGGGGGTACCACGAAGAAGCATGGAGGAAGGTGCTAGAGATATTGCTGAAAGAgtacacacagagagaaaaggaggcACTGCAG GTGTTGTCCCTGGAGACAGAGGCCTCTCTTGAAGAGATAAGTCGAAACTACAGGGAGCTGGCCAAGACATGGCATCCAGACCACAACCCAAGCAAGGATGCTGAGGCAATGTTCATGAAGATCCAAGACGCTTATGAAGTCCTGCTGAGGTGGCACAGGCCCCATCGATTCAAATAG